The Pungitius pungitius chromosome 10, fPunPun2.1, whole genome shotgun sequence DNA window TAGTTTATAACTGCAGCAGacaaagttttgtttgttttaaatctcCAATTAGTAAttctttaaaacacaaattACAAGTGGATTCAGTATATTAAACATAATTGACATAAAGGGATGCAAACTGTGTATTGTCTTTGTTATTTAACGGTCATTAAAAGGAATAGatgatttaaacaaacattaTCAACACCTGAAAACCTAACTTGCATTTAATTGTTGTCTGGTGTTACTCGTTTACTATGTATTAATTAGTTACattttagttgtatttttctgaaTACAACTGAACCTACTGGAGTCGATCATGTTCATCACGATATTTCTCTGCACCGATGAGTCACTGCGGCCTCGTACAAAAGGGGGCGCTGTTGAGGCAGACAACTTAGAGCTCAAAATATCGATGATTATCAAAGTTCTCTTCTTTGTGACATTTTCACTGATTCCTCATAAGACAGAAGCGTGAAACCATCGTTCATTGCTGATGCTACTCTCCAAGAACTGAGCTACATAATTTAATCGTTTTTGATTCATTAGCAGCTGAAAAGTTCCCCTACTTTTCTGCGTTGATTAGTTATGTGGAAGTAGTTGCTTCAAGGTTAGAAAATTAAGTCGGTTTGTCCCCTGCAAGTTACTTTGAATcccttgttgccatggcaacacctCAGCGGAGGAATACACAATAAGATATTCAAGTCGTAGTTAGTTTACGGCACTTTAAGTCAACGTTATGAAAGTTAATGTAGGTGTTAGGTGCACTTATTTCTCCACTAAAAGAGGTTGTGTTCCTTGACAATTAGTCTGGTCAAAAAACTGGACTGTCTTTAACTGTCCATTAAGGCCGAGTGACTCAGGGGAGACATTAAACATGCTGCACGATGCCACGTGAATCCAGTGATTTCCCAgcttaaagtgtttctctgCTAATGGGTCTCATTCAGCCTTCGGTGTCACTGCTAAGTTCTCAGAGGTGAacgtaaaatacaaaaacaaaggcGCAGAACAAATAGGCCACATCCATTAAGAGTGCATCAACAAATTAGAGCTGTCCCGCAGTCGAGTTTAATGGTAGGACAATTAACAGCAACTGTGAAGAAAACGTGTGATATTCTCCAAAGAACAAGAATTGGATTTATTATGAGGGttgtttgcctttttatttctgGAAAGTACGTATTTTGAGACAATGCTCACCTCATAATTCACAGAAGTTAGTGATAAAGTAGTTATTGGTCTTTAATGAACTATGTTTCAAGATATTAGCATCTGTACGCGTCTTAAAGCGCTCAAGTTTACGGTTGATGGATCTCTTTCATGCTTTATGTCAGTTTTTTCTGAGTTGGCGGGCGAATTGCAAGATTATAATTCATGGTTCAACATTGCACTGTACAGTTTTTCAACGTGAATTTGTAATGATTTCTGTAACGATTTTCAAATACAATCAAGACCAACTCAACTTCTGTCACTGTATCGTGTTTCTTGTGTTAAAACGACAACAATTGAGCAGCAGAAGGTCGAGTTTGTTATTTCAGGGTATAATCGTAACAATAAGTATAATCTTATTTTAGATGAAATTCGTCCTTTCTTTAAGCAATTGCCAACAACTGTAAAGTAAATATTTTCACACTTATCCTCAAATCACTTAAattgcacaaaacaaaacagctgtAGGTGAACGGCTGGGTTCTACACAAGGCACCAATCCAGGTGCTGCTGAATCCGTTTCCTTACACTTAACCGCCTCATTGTCCATTCAAGGGTTATAAAATGACTTGATATCAAAATGACTTATTCAAGTTTAGAGTTCAGGAAAATGTTATAATCTTTATTCTTACACAGTATTTGGGTCATATCAACAATAGCAGATCTTTTCAAGAGCATGCTTAAAAACACCCCTTATGGAGCAAAAAACTGACACTTTCATTCAACAAAAGCTATTAAATAAACTTTACAGCGGAGTGAGATCTTCCACCGAAGACAATGGccaaaaaaacaagttgaaaaCTTGTCTTCCTTGACATGATATAGACAGTGAATTCAAACTTGGGATCTTTAACTTCTCCATGGTCCCAAATTAACTTATGgaactttatatatatatatatatgtatatatatacaaaaatgtGCTACACAGACCAGCAATGTTAGGGACTATCCTCAAGATGTAGGAATACCGACGAAACTAAAAAGTATCCTCTAAGAATGCAGCTCACTGAGTACTTAAACTAACGTGGGACCGACTGTATTGCACCCGTGATTTCTACTGTTTTAACGTGACTACAGAGCGTGTTACAACATATTCCTCGTGTCCTCCCTCTTGACGTGGTCCAGTGTCTTGTCGTGGCACTTGGTTTTTTTGTTCTGGTGAGTTTTGACGTGTTTCGCCAAGTGGTCACTCCTCATGAACCTCTTGCAGCAGTCCGGGCAAACAAAGCGCTTCTCCCCCGTGTGAGTCCTCAGGTGTCTCTGCAGCTCGTCCGACCTGGTGAAACTCTTGCCACAGAAGAGCCAGTTGCACACGAACGGACGCTCCCCGGAGTGCCACCGCAGGTGCGCCTTCAGGTGAGACGTCTTCCCGTAAACTTTCCCGCAGCCCGGTATGTGACAAATGTGCTGTTTCTTCTTGCCGGGCTCGTCGCTGGACGTGGACGACTGGCAGTTGGGGCACCGGCACCTCCGGCACCGGCGCGCGGTCGCGAGCGGGGACTTGGTGTGCAGCAGCGCCGCGATCTGCGTCTGGTACTGCGCGAAGTCCGTGTGCCCGAGGACCAAGcccctctgcagctggaagCGGTGTGGACCGAGGGAGGACGAGTGGGTGACGTGGTTCCCCTGCTGGAGGCTCCACCACGGGATGTCCTCTGCGGGGTTCGGGGACAACTGTCTCTGCTGCTGGTGCACGAGGCCGGAGGGTCCCGTGACGAAACTTGGCATCGCGGACGGGATGGGAGCTGGGGCCGCGTAGCTGACGGCGGGGACGTACgtgggaggacaggaggactgCAGAGACTGCATGGAGCAGGGCAACATCTTCACGGGGGAGAAGTCATAGGGGTACGAGGGGTCCGCCGGGGGGGTGAGGGGCAGTTCGTGGTGCGAGCTGAAGGAGCTCTGGATGTGCGCGGAAAGCTGGGGCTTGGACGATAGTCCGAAAGTGGAGTTTCCGGCTAGGCTGCCCTGAGGCGTCCCCTCGTTAGTCCACGGGTGAAATAAACGCGAAGGGGAGCCCAGCGTCGGGTCGTAAGGGACCTGGAGGAAATCGGCGGGGTTCGACCCGTGGTGATGGCCGATCCGGTTACAAGTGGCAGCCAGGAGAGCCAGCGGAGAGTGCTTGCAGTTCTCTGGAGAAGAGTTCGGGGTGCGATCCTGGAAAAACCGAGACATGTTTCTACATTACAATCAATATTCGAGTattatgaaaaacaaacaaaaatgaccGAGAGATGAAATGATTTCCCCAACTAACGTTAAGTTCTAAATGGCTTCTTCCCTCCATCGATCCCTGTCGGCTGCGTCGTGGTGATGTGACATTAAAAGTTGACTTTATGTTGCAGCTGAAGTCAATCGGACGCAATTAAATAAGCGTTCGCAATTAAAATGACAAGACGTTAGACCATTTATAAGACTCGTCCCCCGTGCGTAAAACCACTCAGGAGAGTGAGTTCACGAGTCCTTCTAAAGTCGTCTAAAGTAAACAGAAACTCTCGCACAAACCTGGAGAAAAGCCTGGAGTGTCTCATTCCGCAGTACAGCCACCGCTGCCATGGTATAAacgtcctcctccctctcgggtcgaaatacaaatacaaaaaaatatatataaaagcacTAATTTAGATAAATACGCGCATTCGCTGTGAAATATCGCGTCGAGCAGGTCTCCACTGCGCGGTGCTTCCTCTCTCCGAGATCTCCTCGGTGTATCTGAAGAGCGAGGGATCACTTCTTAGAATTTGATAAGGACTTTGGTGGGCCGCCAGCCAGTCAGAAATAAGATTTATTACTTTGAAGTTTGCCGCTGCCCAATCATCAAAGAATAGCGGCTCTTTGAGAGGGGAAAGCAAATCCTTTGAATCCACAAAGCTCCTATGGTGTGTTTGTTGGTCTGGATAAAGGAGCTGATTATTGGGGGGGATGGGAAGGGAGGAGATAAAGGCGGGACAATTAATGAAGTAATCACTATGTGGGAAATGTATATACACAAATAATTGGATTTTCTTGATCAAAGACCCCCACGCCGCCTGGAGACCCCGGTATTGGATGCTGTAGTCATCTGATCCTCTTTTTGTAATTAAGGATTTGTAGCAGAACCCTATGTGACAATGTGACATTGTTATCTCTGGAGATCTCTAAGAGCGTTGCCTGACTGTTTGATGGAGGAAAGAGACCAAATCAAGTGACTCAACACAAAGTTCTCATCTCTCAACAATCTGCGTCTCTTTTACATTTCTAATTTGAATTAAATTGTCTTTGTTGTCCCTTTGAACTACAACACAGCATTAAACGCATAATTATACCCTCtctgaattatttaaaaacctAATTCTCCTTCACTCGTTTCAATCATTTGTTCTATCAAAACCGTACTCctaatttagttttttgtctctgttgtaAGCTTATTGCCTCAGGGTGAATTCACATCAGCTAATTCATATTATAATATGTTACTTAACATGACACAAAAGGGGAAACCTGTTTTAAATCAGGTGACAAAAGCAACACTTGAAATGGGGATGTCTCAATTATGTCTCCTTACAAAGTTTACATTTCGTTGGGTCTGGGGAGGAAGTCGAGCACAATGATCTTGTGCACTGAAGCATCCAAACCAAACGGAGGTATTTATAACGTAAGGGAACTTTACCACAAAGTCTAAACTGGAATGCAATAACATATTTTGTCCTGCTTTTGTTGCGGAACATTAAACGTATGCAGCTAATATTCAAACGTTTGTATCAGAGCAGTCTAAATGGAAGTTGTAGTTTTCTTTATCAACTCTCTGATCTTTGTTTCCCCGAAGAAACAATCACTGTCCTCTCAACTAGTTTGGAGCGGCAGATTTTGAATTAGATCTGTTCCTTTGAAGGGATTAATGTTCCCAGTCCTCTCCCACGGCTTTACACACAGTCATGAGGGAAAGGGGGAGTCCTGCTGGGCTTCACTGGAGCCATGTTAAACTACAAAACTGGCTACAGGGAAGGTGTACTCACACCGTCGCCTGATTAAAAATAAGAAGTAGTGGAGATTGACCTTGTTTACATTAACTTATGGCAGCAGTGGTTGATGTGGTTTATTGTGCAGAACATATGCAGGAAACCTGAGGGTCACTAATGTGCATTCTTAGAAATGTTGTGTTCAATCAGCCTTTTACAAGAGCGTGTGTATATTTTTACAAGTTGCTAAATCATTTTACAAAAGTCACTCTGAATGTTGAATGGAAGTTTTTCATGATCAACAACTATTTGTCCCACCTTTCTATAATGCAGTTTGTGACTTATTTCTTTACTAATGCTTAATTAAACACTACCCAATGCATTATAAATCAGCTGTCAGCAACTAAGAACAATTTTCAATTGGCCAAAGTTGATGGAaaaaatgactgatgttcaTCATCCTCCTGTAAGAAATAAAAGATGACAAACCTGAGAGCACTTATGTGTTCCAATGAAATGACCAAACAATGAGATTTTCACTACCTGGCAACCAAACACGTAAGGGCAAGGAGAATTATAAAGcttttgtaaattatttattaacCATTTATAGCCCTTGGTGTCTACATGGCAACTGTTGACTTTGTGCATTTAAGGGTTGAAGGATTTGACACAAATAAGACCAAAGCAGTAAATTGGCCAAATGTTTTTTAGATCCGTAACTCTTAGTTTTAGGTTGCCAAATTGGAAAAATCCCTTTGACTGGTGTTTATCTGACAAATTtgtaataaatacttgattttGACACAGTGGAGCTGATAAGAGGGTTATAAAATTACCAAATGCTGTGTACTCAGTTAATCAGGTGTTACTGTGTTaccaagttgttgttttttttaagaaaagtgCTGTCGGTTGGTTTTACTTCCAGGTTTAAATGTCAGATAAATGTCAATCGTTGTAATCTGCTCTCGAATGTCAAACAAGACCACCGTTAAAGTAAAGGGGAAATCCACCCTAAAACAGAAGTACAATTTACTATGATGAAGAACAGCTGCACTGATATGAGGAcagtataataatatatatacattctgATTTAGGGTGGATTTAAACTTAAATCAGCTTTACATGTGAGCTGTCAAGCTCTGCAAAGGCACATTTCAGACATACGTGACAAACTGCATGAATTTTGTAAACCATCAGAATGACCAAATTATTGATATCTTCCTTTGAGATACTCTGTTGAGCTCTAAATGCAAGTCCTTACATTAAATGCATCTCAATGAGACCAGCTGAGAGATGGATTTGGCTCTGcaggaattaaaaataaaggttGTAAGAAAGCGACGACGTCCCTGAGGTAATTTACTTTTTCCCACCAGTTACCGTCCTATAGCCATGCCGCACGTTTTACAAGGTCACCTCAGCGACGGTTTGGCTAACAGAAAAGTTTCCTGAGGTATTTGATGGGAAAATTAACTTGGAGGAAACCCCACTGAAATAGCTTCTGTCTCAAAGGTTTGGACATTGAATCGGTCCGTACCATCCATGTATTTCATACAGATCTCTAAAGCATAAAACACAGTCGATCCACAGAAATACTGTTGATCGGCGTAGACGTTTATATGAAGCTGCATTTAGGGATTAGCCGAATATCTAAAAGTAGGATTCAGCAGAGAGATTACAGGAAACAAAGCTCACACCGTTGTTAAAGCAGCAAAGTGAATACGGTATTTTAATACATACATGAAGGCCATATGTCAGTTTCTGGTGTTCTGGAAGTTTGGCTCATAATCTTACCAAATTTACCAAAAGGTGAacaggggaagaagaagacaacaaAATACTCAGTCAGTGATTTGAACCCATTTATTTGACTCATAGAAAATTTCAGTTTACTAGTAATAAATATGCATTTACAATATATATCAACAGTGTGCAGAGCTTTGTTTGGATCCCGTTCAAAGTTGACAAAGGCAATCTGcataagagagaaaaacaaaaaactacatTGGCAATTCTGAATAAGTAGTACAAATCAACTTACTTGTTTACTATTCTGTTTTCAATTAAAGCATTTTTTGGAGTGATATGCTACTTGAGATAATTGCATCCAACCCAAAAGCATCGTGGTTAGGGTTAGCTGATCTTGACATTGTGACCGAACTGACAGTTGTCAGGGGGCAATGCCACAATgcgaacatttaaaaaaaaaaaaaaacctttccatATTCTTTGGACAGCTGGAGAGAAAACAGGTTCCATATCTGTCTCATACTTGAGATATCAGAGAGGATTGGGGGCGGCTGTGGTCGGTGTGGTGGTGAGGGCGCATGAGTGAGAGTGAGTCTGAGTTTGAAtatgtgggagagagagagagagagagaaatgctgGAGGCTACTGGGTACTTGAGCCGCTATAATGGTGTCTCGTATGAGAAAACATCTGTGAATTTCCTCAGTGATCTACAACAATGTATAACTCAGAGCAGTCACTCTGCAGACCTTTGAAGTTGCTGTCTGACAGAAAGCTGCCATTGTTCACAGCCCCCAACACACGGAAACTCCAACTTTGGTCTCACTAATTTTCCCTGCAATGcgatacaaccccccccccctcacccggaCCCTCTCCTCCAAGCCTATGAAGCTGGGGATCTCTGCATATTCAAGAGCAAAGAGCAAAGCTTTGGCAATGTGCAGGAATGGCCCGAGGTCACGAAAGGCGGGACAGGTCATTTTACCTCCTCTTGGCCCACCCTGGATGTGTTAATCCAGCCCTAAAGAGCAAAACTCTCCCCCTCTATGATGATGTTCAAGGTTACAGCCAGCTCACCAAATCATTATTATAACAATAAGATCACTGTATATGCTGTGATCCTGAACCAAATGATCCTCAGATATTCAGAGTCAGCATTTAAGAACAAGTGATTAGTTTTCTTTTATATGTTATTAAATGTTCTTTCACTTTAGCAGTAGGTAGCATTTGTTCaggttcattttaatttaacataGCATATTTTGGTGgcaatatcagaagtgaaaggTGAAATATTATAtgcatgtttatatatttacacacaaatctTATGACATATGCCTGTAAGCGCATTTGAGATCAACTGATTACAGCGTCAGCGAAGAACCAAACTGTTTCTCTTCAAGTGCGATGCTGCTCATGTCAACCTACTCATTTAGCCTAAAAATAGTAACAAAACGAAGCTTTAAATGAGAGCATGGAAAAGATGATTCGAAGaggcatgaaatgaaatgtatattCCATGACAGTATGACGCTCTTAATTGACAACCAcacaaataatagaaatagattttaaattgtatttactgTTGTACCGGACATTACTTTATTCTGACCTCAACCCAAGGGCTGTTTGGTTGAACACCAGCTTTTTGTAATGCATCCCAAACTGAAACAAGGCCCTGGTAATTCTCACACTGTTACCCGTCCAGCGTGTACTCAATGGCAGCTGGTCCCACCATCTGGGAAAGCAGCACCAGGGCGAAACAAAACAGGTTACACCTTTGGCCATGCCAAGTTTGCGAGTGCCCCACTCGGTCTACAAACTGAGAGAGGCTAATCACAATTTCACGCTCTGATTTGTCAAATCCCATTCCAGCACCGGAGGCACCCAGAAAACTTTAAAGTCAGTATCTTCCACGG harbors:
- the sp5a gene encoding transcription factor Sp5a encodes the protein MAAVAVLRNETLQAFLQDRTPNSSPENCKHSPLALLAATCNRIGHHHGSNPADFLQVPYDPTLGSPSRLFHPWTNEGTPQGSLAGNSTFGLSSKPQLSAHIQSSFSSHHELPLTPPADPSYPYDFSPVKMLPCSMQSLQSSCPPTYVPAVSYAAPAPIPSAMPSFVTGPSGLVHQQQRQLSPNPAEDIPWWSLQQGNHVTHSSSLGPHRFQLQRGLVLGHTDFAQYQTQIAALLHTKSPLATARRCRRCRCPNCQSSTSSDEPGKKKQHICHIPGCGKVYGKTSHLKAHLRWHSGERPFVCNWLFCGKSFTRSDELQRHLRTHTGEKRFVCPDCCKRFMRSDHLAKHVKTHQNKKTKCHDKTLDHVKREDTRNML